The following proteins come from a genomic window of Malus sylvestris chromosome 4, drMalSylv7.2, whole genome shotgun sequence:
- the LOC126619943 gene encoding transcription factor bHLH153 isoform X1: protein MIVSSFCNAGATFSGEEGIDVRKMTEHKRSPCSVDQSSITSLPSKRHKTDLSFSTKERKEKLGERIVALQQLVSPFGKTDTASVLLEAMEYIRFLHEQVKVLSAPYLQGTPTANTQELKPYSLRSRGLSLVPVSSTIGVAQSNGADIWAPIKTTSPKFENDISHFH from the exons ATGATCGTTAGCTCTTTCTGCAATGCAGGCGCCACGTTCTCG GGAGAAGAAGGGATAGATGTAAGAAAGATGACAGAACACAAACGAAGCCCCTGCTCCGTTGACCAAAGCAGTATTACTTCTCTTCCATCTAAACGACATAAGACTGATTTATCCTTCTCCACAAAG GAGAGGAAAGAGAAGCTTGGTGAACGGATTGTAGCTCTGCAACAGCTTGTTTCACCATTTGGAAAG ACAGATACAGCCTCTGTCCTTCTGGAGGCAATGGAGTACATACGCTTTCTTCATGAACAAGTTAAG GTGTTGAGCGCTCCATACCTCCAAGGCACACCGACAGCTAACACTCAG GAACTAAAGCCATACAGCTTGAGAAGCAGAGGTCTTTCTCTTGTTCCTGTCTCCTCTACCATTGGCGTTGCTCAAAGTAATGGGGCAGATATCTGGGCGCCCATTAAGACGACTTCCCCCAAGTTTGAGAACGACATCTCACATTTCCATTGA
- the LOC126619943 gene encoding transcription factor bHLH153 isoform X3, with protein MGEEGIDVRKMTEHKRSPCSVDQSSITSLPSKRHKTDLSFSTKERKEKLGERIVALQQLVSPFGKTDTASVLLEAMEYIRFLHEQVKVLSAPYLQGTPTANTQELKPYSLRSRGLSLVPVSSTIGVAQSNGADIWAPIKTTSPKFENDISHFH; from the exons ATG GGAGAAGAAGGGATAGATGTAAGAAAGATGACAGAACACAAACGAAGCCCCTGCTCCGTTGACCAAAGCAGTATTACTTCTCTTCCATCTAAACGACATAAGACTGATTTATCCTTCTCCACAAAG GAGAGGAAAGAGAAGCTTGGTGAACGGATTGTAGCTCTGCAACAGCTTGTTTCACCATTTGGAAAG ACAGATACAGCCTCTGTCCTTCTGGAGGCAATGGAGTACATACGCTTTCTTCATGAACAAGTTAAG GTGTTGAGCGCTCCATACCTCCAAGGCACACCGACAGCTAACACTCAG GAACTAAAGCCATACAGCTTGAGAAGCAGAGGTCTTTCTCTTGTTCCTGTCTCCTCTACCATTGGCGTTGCTCAAAGTAATGGGGCAGATATCTGGGCGCCCATTAAGACGACTTCCCCCAAGTTTGAGAACGACATCTCACATTTCCATTGA
- the LOC126619943 gene encoding transcription factor bHLH153 isoform X2, with the protein MNSCYIEAGGEEGIDVRKMTEHKRSPCSVDQSSITSLPSKRHKTDLSFSTKERKEKLGERIVALQQLVSPFGKTDTASVLLEAMEYIRFLHEQVKVLSAPYLQGTPTANTQELKPYSLRSRGLSLVPVSSTIGVAQSNGADIWAPIKTTSPKFENDISHFH; encoded by the exons ATGAATTCCTGTTACATAGAAGCTGGG GGAGAAGAAGGGATAGATGTAAGAAAGATGACAGAACACAAACGAAGCCCCTGCTCCGTTGACCAAAGCAGTATTACTTCTCTTCCATCTAAACGACATAAGACTGATTTATCCTTCTCCACAAAG GAGAGGAAAGAGAAGCTTGGTGAACGGATTGTAGCTCTGCAACAGCTTGTTTCACCATTTGGAAAG ACAGATACAGCCTCTGTCCTTCTGGAGGCAATGGAGTACATACGCTTTCTTCATGAACAAGTTAAG GTGTTGAGCGCTCCATACCTCCAAGGCACACCGACAGCTAACACTCAG GAACTAAAGCCATACAGCTTGAGAAGCAGAGGTCTTTCTCTTGTTCCTGTCTCCTCTACCATTGGCGTTGCTCAAAGTAATGGGGCAGATATCTGGGCGCCCATTAAGACGACTTCCCCCAAGTTTGAGAACGACATCTCACATTTCCATTGA
- the LOC126619943 gene encoding transcription factor bHLH153 isoform X4, whose translation MTEHKRSPCSVDQSSITSLPSKRHKTDLSFSTKERKEKLGERIVALQQLVSPFGKTDTASVLLEAMEYIRFLHEQVKVLSAPYLQGTPTANTQELKPYSLRSRGLSLVPVSSTIGVAQSNGADIWAPIKTTSPKFENDISHFH comes from the exons ATGACAGAACACAAACGAAGCCCCTGCTCCGTTGACCAAAGCAGTATTACTTCTCTTCCATCTAAACGACATAAGACTGATTTATCCTTCTCCACAAAG GAGAGGAAAGAGAAGCTTGGTGAACGGATTGTAGCTCTGCAACAGCTTGTTTCACCATTTGGAAAG ACAGATACAGCCTCTGTCCTTCTGGAGGCAATGGAGTACATACGCTTTCTTCATGAACAAGTTAAG GTGTTGAGCGCTCCATACCTCCAAGGCACACCGACAGCTAACACTCAG GAACTAAAGCCATACAGCTTGAGAAGCAGAGGTCTTTCTCTTGTTCCTGTCTCCTCTACCATTGGCGTTGCTCAAAGTAATGGGGCAGATATCTGGGCGCCCATTAAGACGACTTCCCCCAAGTTTGAGAACGACATCTCACATTTCCATTGA